The genomic stretch GTAAAGGCGATTAACCAAAGCGACAAAAATGTGTATGTGAAAAAGGTAGAATTGAACGGCAAAAAATTAAACAAGCCTTTTATTACGCAAGATGATATTGTGAACGGCGGAACGCTGACGTTTTATATGAGCGATAAAAAATAAAGAATCATTTGTCATAATAATAAAAAGCCTGATGAACAAACGGTTTCATCAGGCTTTTTATTAAGTCATCTATACAAAAAGGCGGATATCTCAATTCATCGCACTTTAATCTGTATTAAAATAAAATATCCGGCAAGTAAATACTATTGAATATTGCGGAATCTAACTGCGAGACTATCGTTTAAATAAGCTGAGAATTTATTCGCTCCTGTTTCGTTTAAGTGTAGATAGTCATGCCAGTTGAGCCTGTTTTGTAAATCGGGAAATTTTCTAATATCTGACATATCTATTATATCCGCATCATTGAACGTATTGATAGTTTTTTTCAGTAGAGAAAGATTGCGGACTTCATTATTAAAATATGGAGGCAGCACGATAAACAATCTGATATTGTGTCTTTTACAATTATCAATAATGTTTTTCAAAGCGTCCTGCATTATCGGAAGCAGATCTTGGGAGGTATCTATATGGTTTTCTTTTTGAAAATAATTTGATGCCGTTACAGAATCCATTGCTTCCTGAAACGGTGCAAAGCCATAATTTTTATCTTTCAATTTTCGATTTCTGAAATTGTATAAAATATTCAAAATCCGACCGTTGAACCGATAAGATTTTGAGAGAAACAATTTTAGTTTTTCCTGATAAGTCATGCCGTGAATATAATTCCCCAGTACTTTACTTTGACCGATATACGGGAAAAACAACCTGATTTCCTGCTCCGATGAATTTTCTTTTTGCGCCAGCCATGCCGCATCGGTTTGAAGTATAACATATTTCGGGCAAACATGATTATTCAGCAATAAATCTAATAACACATTGTTGTATTTAATATCGCCGAGTGCATCGGTACCTTCATTAAAAGCTCTGCCCGGAATCGCAGTCAGTTTCGCAGGATTAATTTGTTGCTTTGCTCTCGAAGACCCTAAAATAACACAAGAATATTGTTGTCCGTTTTGCAAAAAGTAATTTACCTGACCTGCACCTTCTTCGCCGGTAAGTGTGTGGGCGAAAATATATTTGTTGAAGAAATAATAAAATGTTCTGTCAATAATAAACAACGCAACAAGAAAAATGAATATTGCCAATAAAATTCGCCGCATGATTAAAATTGAAAATAAATAAATAATGAGCCGTTTGCATTGCCCATGAGAATAATGTAAAACACGCACAATATCGAAAATACAGGCAGAAATACTTTACTATATCGTGCACAAAAGAGGTCTTCAAAATTATATTTTCGCAGTACAAAAATTTCGGTAAACAATAAAATTATCAATGCCGCAACCGATGCGCCAAATACATTGTTATCCAAAATTTGAAAATCCGATAAATTAAAATTTGTAAATATTTTTTTGACGATGCTTATCGCTTGTTCAAAAGTCGCTGCGCGGAAAAAAATCCATGTAAAGCTGATTAAAATAAAAACGTATATCATTTGCAAAACTTTCATAAATATATTTCTAAAAACAGTTCGTGTAAAACCTACTGCTTTTTCCATGCAAAGAAATATTCCGTTCAATCCGCCCCAAATCACAAAGTTCCACGATGCCCCGTGCCACAGACCACCAATAAGCATCGTAAGCATCAGGTTCCGGAAAGTTTTGAATTTTCCTTTGCGATTTCCTCCTAAAGAAAAATAGATATAATCGCGCAACCATGTTGATAATGATATATGCCACCGCCGCCAGAAATCTGTAATGCTTTTTGAAAAATAGGGCAATGCAAAATTTTCTTTGAATCTGAATCCTAACATTCGTGCAAGTCCGATAGCCATATCGGAATAGCCCGAAAAATCGCAGTAAATACGAAACGCGAAAAAGATAGTAGCACAACACAATGTACTGCCGCAATGATGTGTATAATTGTCGTAAACAGCATCTACATACATACCCAGCGAATCTGCAACCACTACCTTTTTTAAAAGTCCCCAGACAACGCGTGAAAATCCTATGGAAAAATCTTCATAAGAAATCTCATGATTCACATTTCTTATCTGCGGCAGCAAATTGCCTGCTCTTTCAATGGGACCCGAAACTAATTGCGGAAACATCATTACATAGTTCGCATAAACAAGCAGATTATGCTCGGCTTTTAATTTGCCGCGATAAACTTCTATCACATAGCTCAAACTTTGAAATACGTGAAACGATAAACCAATCGGCAGCAGTATATTCCAGTACGATGCGCTTTTGAAACCCAACCAATGAAGATTATCAATCAAAAAATTATGATACTTAAAAATAAACAAAATAGTACAGGTATTAATAATGCCAAGCCACAGATGCATCTTTCTTTGACGGATATTTTTGCTTTTTTCTATGTTCTTTGCGGCAATAAAATCAATTGATACAGTCAGAAAAATAATTAAAATATATACAGGCTTGTAGCACATATAAAAGAAACAGCTTGATGCAAAAAGCAAAATCTGTCTCGCCGTATTTCTCAAAAAGAAATAAAGAAAAAAGACAATAATAAAAAACAGCAGAAAATCGATAGAGTTAAACAACATTGGTTTTCAAATTCGACTCTAAAATATTATTTAACAATTGAAGCGGCAATTTTATTGTGTCGCATATCTAATCTTCCTTTCAACGAAATCTCAAATATTGAAATTATCAAACATTACCAAATCATCACATTTCATATATTCATTCGTCTTTCTGCTTATTAATTCGTACCTTTGCGCACTTAAATTAAAATCATTTTAATGGATATCAGGAACATTGCCATTATTGCGCACGTTGACCACGGTAAAACTACCTTGGTGGACAGAATTTTACATACCGCCAAAGTTTTCCGCGACAATCAGGATACAGGCGAGTTGATAATGGACAACAACGACCTCGAACGCGAAAGAGGCATTACTATTTTCAGTAAAAATGCAGCCGTTACCTACAACGGTGTAAAAATAAATGTCATTGACACGCCCGGCCACTCCGACTTTGGCGGCGAAGTGGAACGTGTATTGAAAATGGCGGACGGTGTGATTTTGCTCGTTGATGCTTTTGAAGGACCGATGCCGCAAACACGCTTCGTGTTGCAGAAAGCGTTGGCTTTGGGATTAAAACCGATTGTTGTTATTAACAAGGTGGATAAACCAAACTGTCGTCCCGATGAAGTGCATGATGCAGTTTTTGAATTATTCTTCAACCTCGATGCAACCGAAGAACAATTGGATTTTCCTACATTTTACGGAAGCGGCAAAAACGGTTGGTTCAACGACAGTCTTACGCCTACAGAAGATATTTTGCCTTTGATGGACGGCATTTTAAAATATGTGCCTGAGCCGAAAGTGAATGAAGGTACTTTGCAGTTGCAAATCACTTCATTGGATTATTCTTCTTTCCTGGGAAGAATTGCAGTAGGGAAAGTTACGCGCGGAACGATTAAAGAAAATATGCCGATTGCTTTGGTGCAGGCTGACGGCAGCATCAAAAAATCGCGTGTGAAAGAATTATATGTATTTGAAGGAATGGGCAAACGCAAAGTAACCGAAGTAGTTGCAGGCGATTTGTGTGCAGTTGTTGGTCTGGAAGATTTCAACATCGGCGATACCATTGCCGATGCTGAAAATCCTGAAGCATTGCCCATCATCAGCGTGGATGAACCTACGATGAGCATGTTGTTCAGTATCAATACTTCGCCTTTCTTTGGTAAAGACGGAAAATTTGTAACATCCCGCCACCTGCGCGACAGATTGCTCAAAGAAACAGAAAAAAATCTTGCATTGCGTATCGAAGATACTGATAGTGCGGATAGTTTCTTAGTATATGGTCGTGGTATTTTGCATTTGGGCGTATTGATTGAAACCATGCGTCGCGAGGGCTATGAATTGACTGTCGGACAACCGCAGGTTTTGGTAAAGGATATTGATGGCAAAAAACACGAGCCTTACGAAATTCTCGTAATTGACGTTCCTGAAGAATATAGCGGTAAAGCAATCGACTTGGTTACACAACGCAAAGGCGAAATGCAGGTAATGGAAAGCAAAGGCGAAATGCAACATATCGAATTTGAAATCCCTTCGCGCGGGTTGATTGGTTTGCGTTCACAAATGCTGACCAATACTGCCGGCGAAGCCGTAATGGCGCATCGTTTCAGCGAATACAAGCCTTGGAAAGGTCCGATTCCCGGAAGAAATAATGGCGTATTGATTTCTAAAAACCAGGCTCCGACAACGGCATATTCAATTGATAAATTGCAAGACCGCGGTTCGTTCTTCGTTGACCCGGGAGATGAAGTGTATGTAGGACAAATTATTGCAGAACACATCAAGCCGGGCGACCTTGTGGTAAATGCAACGGAAGGTAAAAAGCTCACGAATATGCGTGCCAGCGGCAGTGATGATTCCGTGCGCATCGTGCCGAAAATACAAATGACCTTGGAAGAATGTATGGAATATATTCAGGCTGATGAATGTATCGAAGTAACGCCGAAAGTCATTCGTCTGCGCAAAGTTTTGTTGGCAGAAGAAGACAGGAAGCGTCAATCAAAATCGCAGCAGTAATCTGAACCTTGATTTATAGGATTTAAAGATTAATTAATCGTGAGTTGTGAATCGTGAAACGTGAGAGCGTTCTCACGACTGACGACTCACGATTCACGTTTATAGAAAAAATTCGTGCAATGTTATCCGAACAAGAACAAATCATATCCGCATTACAATCCATTCACACAAGAATCGATAACGCTTGCGAAAAAGCAGGGCGCAACAAAGATGAAGTTCGATTGCTATTAGCGACCAAAACCGTTCCGCCCGAAAAAATAAAAATGGCAATCGAAGCAGGAGAAACATTGATTGGCGAAAACCGCGTGCAGGAATACACCGAAAAATTTGATGCCATTAAAGACTTGCCTTGCGAACGTCATTTCATCGGGCATTTGCAGACGAACAAGATAAAAGAAGTACTGAAATATGTAAGCTGTATTCAGTCTGTGGACAGTATTGATTTGGCGGAAAAATTAGACACGCGTTTGCAATACGAAGACAAAAGTATCGACATATTTGTTCAGGTAAATACCTCTTTTGAAGAAAGTAAATTTGGTGTTGAACCAAGTCTCGCATTTGATTTAATCAAAAGGATTAATCAACTCGGCACCTTGAAAATAAAAGGTTTAATGACGATTGGTTTGTTCAGCGAAGATGAACTGCTTGTAAAAAAAAGTTACCGTTTACTGCGCGAATTAAGAAACGAAGCAATTGCAAAGGACCTGCTGCGCGCCGCTTCCAACGAATTGTCGATGGGTATGAGTAACGATTTGGAACTGGCGATTGAAGAAGGCGCGACAATGGTTAGAGTTGGCTCGGCGGTATTTGGAAAGCGGGGATAAAGTGTTGCTAATGAAAATGATCGTACTCAATCATTCTTCCGTTTCAAATTTACCTAATCCTTCTCTTATCACCTCGTAAGGTTCTTTGGTACAGTCCACGACTGTTGAAGGTTTCATGCCGCCGGTGCCGCCATCGACTACGATATCTACAATGTTTTTAAAGTTTTCGTACATCAATTCCGGGTCCGTATATTCCTCTACCATTTCGCCGGGAAGCGACGTTGAAAGAATCGGATGATTCAGTTCTTGCAGCAATGAGTGGCAAATATTATTATTTGGTACACGCAAGCCAATCGTATTTTTTTTTGTCTGTAAAATCTTCGGTACTTCTTTGCTTGCAGGTAAAATAAAGGTATAAGGTCCCGGCAGATATTGTTTCAGCATTCTGTACAAAGGTGTCGAAATAGATTTCGTATAGAGGCTGAGATTGCTCAAATCTTTACAAATAAAACTCATGTTGATTTTTTGTAATTGTATTTGTTTAATCTGTGCAATTCTTTCCACAGCCTTATGCTGGTAAATATCGCAACCCAAACCATAAATGGTATCGGTGGGATAAATAATAATACCGCCGTCGAGCAGACACTCGGCAATGGTTTTGATATTTCTTGGATTGGGATTATCGGGATGAACGTGTAAAAACATTCCTAAAGATAAGCATTAAAATATTTCTTGGTATTCGTAAGCATATTGGGAAAAGTGTTTAGTCAATCTTTTCAATAGAATCCTGAGAATGTTCGTTTTCCCATATTTCCATTTTTAAGCCTTCGTTGGTGTCCGGATTATAAAATTTTACAGAGACGTTCATATCGATATTATTCCCGGTTTGCTTGTAATATCCGTTTGCTATGTCGTAAGAGAAATAGCCTGTTCCGTTGCCGCCGCCTTTGCCGTTCATAATAGTATTTGTATTTCCCACCATATTCATTGTAATGTTATAATTTATGCTGAAGTAGGCAATGCCGTTTTCAATTTTCAGCAGCCTATAAGTGTTGACGCTGTGCATTGTTAATTGAACGCCGGGCATATTCATGGGAAAATCAGTGGTGTTTTTGGTGGAGTCGCCTACATGAAAAATTGTTGTAGGGTATTGAACATTATTAAAAATATTTTTCAAAAGCGGAAAGAGACTTGCTTTGGCAGAATCTGTTTCCGACATTTTGGGCAATAAATCAAGACTGTCCAAATGCGGCGATTCTCCGGGATGAACTTGAGCGTATAAAATCATTTTAAGATTCTGTGGCAAATTATTGCCGATTAAAGACATTTCGGCAATTAAAGGAAACGAATCGTTTTTCATTATGTTTCCTGTAGTGATAATGGCATCTGACTTGAAACTATGGTTTTGAACAATCGGATTGGAAATGCCGTTTGCTTCCATTTTTTTAAGCGTTGCACTATCGACGTCCAGGCTAACGCTCATCTCAAGTTTCCTGTCCAGCTTTTGTTTATACTTGCTGTTGGGCTGGTATGGTCCGCGTAGTAGAACCGAGTCTTGCGCGTAATTTTTCCCAAAAACCGTCAGACATACAAGCAACAGAAAAATCTTTCTCATTTTTTATATATTTCAAAAACAAATGTAGCATTTTACTGTTGCTGCTGCATTTGCTCTATGTAAATTCTATATGAATTGGATTGGCTTACCTGTGTCGGATTTTCCGATGTTGAAGTAAACACCACCGGAGGCAACACATCTTTTGCTTGCTTTGATTTTTTATTCCGCTCGCCGTTTTCGATAATTACGGAAACATCCAGTTGATGCGCGGAGCAACCTTTGTATGTTCCTTTTACGGGCGTGCAATCACTGAAGTTTCTACCGATGGCGAGCTTGATATGTTGGTCGTTCACGATGCAATTGTTTGTCGGGTCAAAGCCCGTCCAGCCATAACCCGGAATATAGGCTTCAATCCATGCATGGGTAGCGCCGGCGCCGCGTAAATCATCCTCATTTTTCGGGCAGATATATCCGCTCACGTAGCGCGACGGAATGCGCATTTTGCGAAGCATCAGCAAAAGCGTATGTGCAAAATCCTGACACACGCCGGCTTTCAGCTTCCATATTTCGCTCACTTTGGTTTCTACATTTGTGATGCCTTTTTTGTATTCAAAGTTTTGATAAATGTATTCCGAAAATGCTTTTACATTTTCGAAAGGTGTTTTGTTTTTGTCGAATATTTGATTGATTACATTTTCTAATTCCGAAAGATTATCAAATGATTCTGCCTGTAAAAAATCGATGTATGGAAATTGATTACACAGCTCGTCCAACTCCGCCCATTGTGCTTCTGCGGAAGTTTCATTTGTCGGAAAATGGTGTGGAAAGGTTTCCACTTCTGCTTCGGATGTAATTACAAGTTCGTGATGCGGCTGAATCAATGTGAACATACCGATTTTATTGCCGAAATAATCCGTAAAAATTTCTATCAAAGGATTGCCCGTAATGGAAATACGATGCTCTTTCACTTGCTGCAAATTGTCGCTGACGGGATACAGCATAATTTGATTGGAACAATCAATCACAGGCGAAGCATAAGAGTAACGTGTAATGTGTTTAACGTGATAATTAGGCATATACTTAAAAAATTAAATTCCGAAATAATATTGGTTCAATGCTTGTGTCGTAGCCACAATATCTTTTCGTGTAGTCAAAAGTATGTTTTTTACAGATGCTTCATTGGTAAAATCCTGCGAACTGTATTTCAGTTCGTTTTGTGTTTTGCCCAATAAAAATTCTACTTTTTGAAAATTTTCCGGTGTGCTTTCGCGTTGCAGACGTTGGAAATACCGAAGCGTTCGATGAATGCAATAACTGATGGAATGCACGAAATACGGGTTGTGCAGAATTTGTTTGATAACCAAATCGGCACGTAAGAGTCCTTTGTTATTTTTCAGATATAATTCGTAGCCCGATAATGAGTACAGCAAATATCGCCAAAGCGGTGTTTCTTCCGATTGGGAAAGATGTAGTCCTATTTCGTTCAGTCGAATTATCAGGACATCGATGGAAATAATGCCGCGCTCGATGTATCTCCCCACATTCAGGTAATTATATGCTTCGTCGCGCGCCATGGTTTCATCAATCGTTCCGTGCAGGAAAAGCGCCTGTTTTAATAATAAATCCAATGCAGAAACCGGGTCGCCGTTTTTTATCAGCCATTCTATTTCTTTTTCGCGGATGAGATGATAATAGCCATTCAGCGCCTGCCACATTTCTTTGGTAATATGGTCCTGTACGGAGCGCGCATTTTCCCGCGCCCGCGTAATGTTGTTGATGAGCGACGCATCGTTGTCTCTGTCGAGCATCACGTACTGCAATACTTTTCTTGAGTCGAATTGGATGCCCTCTATCTCCTCGCTTTTAAGATAACCGTAAGTTTGCAGCGTGGTGCGCCAGTTGAAGTTGGTAACATCGTCCTGAGAAGCAATATAATTGGTTCGCAGGACTCTCAACAATCCGTTTGTCCGCTCCATGTATCGAGCCATCCAAAACACAGATTCAGCTACTCGGCTTAACATATTTTCAATTAGTAATTAAGAATTATAAATTAAATCATTCTCTGCTGTTCGGGATTTGCAATCCCGACTAACGTTGTTCCAAGTTCGACATTCGTAATGTCGAACAGTTGTAAGAACTTATGCCAACACCCAAGTGTCTTTGCTGCCGCCGCCTTGTGAAGAATTTACCACAAGCGAACCTTCGCGCAAAGCCACTCTTGTCAATCCGCCGGGAACAATATTAATTCCATCGGGACCATATAAAGCAAACGGTCTTAAATCTACACGGCGCGGTTGAATTTTACCGTCGATATAACACGGTGCGGACGATAAATTGATAATCGGTTGCGCAATAAAACTTCGCGGGTCAGCTTCAATGGCTTTGAGATAATTGTTAATTTCTTCTTCCGAAGCCTTGTTGCCCATCAGCATTCCGTAGCCGCCCGATTCGTTGGTTTTTTTGATAACCATATTGTGTACATTTTCATATACATATTTCCGGTTGTCGGGAATTTCCAAGCGCAAAGTCGGTACATTTTTCAGAATCGGTTCTTCGTTTAGATAATACTTAATCATGTCGGGAACATAAGCGTACACGGCTTTATCGTCCGCAACACCGTTGCCCATAGCGTTTACAATGGCAACGTTACCTTTTCTGTATGACCAGTAAATGCCGGGAACACCAAGAATACTGTCGGGACGAAAAGTAAGCGGGTCGATAAAATCATCATCCACGCGGCGATAAATCACATCTACCTTTTTCAAACCTTTGGTGGTTTTCATATAGACGAAATGATTTTCGATAACCAAGTCTCTTCCTTCCACCAATTCGATTCCCATTAACCTTGCTAATGTTGTATGCTCAAAATATGCCGAATTATAAATACCCGGCGTGAGTAAAACCACGGTAGGCGAGCTTTCCTGCGAATTGGATAATGCGAGCAGATTTTGCAACAACAAATCGGGATAAGCATTCACTTTCCGTACATTGTTTTTGGGAATCATATCGGGAAAAATGCGCGAAGTCATGGCGCGGTTTTCCAGCATATATGAAACGCCCGACGGCGTACGCAGATTATCTTCCAGTACATAAAACTTTCCGTCTGCATCGCGTATTAAATCAATGCCCGCAATGTGCGAATAAATATCGAATGGCACATTTACATTAACCATCTCTCTTAAAAAAACAGGGCAGGAGTAAATGAGCTTTGCGGGAATAATACCATCGTGAATAATGAATTGCTGATGATAAATATCTTTCAGAAAAATATTGAGCGCTTTCAATCGTTGTTTGATGCCAGCTTCAATGGTTTTCCACTCATCGGCTTGTATAATGCGCGGAATAATATCAAAAGGAAAAATTTTCTCCAAGCCTTCGTTGTTGCTGTAAACGGTAAATGTGATGCCTTGCGTCATGAACAGTTTTTTCGCCAGTTCATCTTTGCTGCTCATTTCTTCGCGGGTCATGTTTTGGATGCTGCCTGCAAATTTTTGGTAACACGTGCGCAAGCCTTCGGGTCCAATCATTTCGTCCCATAAGTTTTCGCCTACACTATATTCGTTTAATGAAACAGATACTGACATATATTCCCGGTTGTTTCATTAAAAATAAAATAATGTATTTAAAAAACAAAATTTGTTTTCTGTTTTGTTTAAAACGGAATGAAAAAGTATGTATTGTGAAAAATTAATATTGATAGAACTGTCTTGTTCTGTTAATCTTCAAATCGCGTAAAATGCCCGATTTAGGATTCAAAATAATACTGAAAGATTTATAACGACCAATCGGTGTAATATTGATGGACATTTGCCAGCAATGCATATCGCGGGAAAGAAAAAGCGTCATCATCCCAACCTGATGATTAATAACATCGTAATACAGGCTGCCGCCGGCTTTCCATTTGGGCGAAAGACTGAAGTCGCCATTCATGTTAAGGCTCGAGTTGAACACCTTATGGAAGCCGCTGTAATCGGGATTTACCTGCCGGTTAAAACCCATGGCATAAGAAAGTTGCACATTCCACGGGATATTGAAATCGACAAATTCGCCGGGATTGCTTCTTACATAATTCAGTTGCTCTTCCTGCTGGTCGAGTGGCATATTCGGGTCCATTTCTATGCGTGAACTATCGGGACGGTCGTCCGTTTTTTTGCTTGAGAAAGATGTGGACAAAGACAATGTTCCATTGGTAATGGTTCCTATTTTCCCCTGTGACCAAAGCAGCTTATTAATTCTGTTGCCATGTGAGCCATATTCGTATTGGTCGAGGGTCATATTGGAATTAACGCTCAACTTATTGTTAAAAAGCGATGTTCGCGCATATATAGCAACAGGTGCCCAATTGAGAGAGTCTGCCAACAAATTGTAGCTTGTGCTAAGCCCGAATCCATCAAGCAGGTTAAATTTTTTATACTTATTTTCGGGGTCGCCGGTGGTGTCATTTTTATTCGGTGTCCGCATCATCAGCACATTGTCCAGGCTGAAAGTAATAGCGCCGCTTTGTCCTTCTCCAAAGGCAGATACCACATTGCCGATGCCATAAACAGAATATCTTTGCTCGTATTCAGTAGTATCCACATGGACATTCTTATAATTTTTACTGTTCATGTCCGGTGTATAAGAAAAGCCGATAGAGGGTCGTACTTCATGCCTAATGCCGCCGCCGTTTTTAAAATTAACCGTACCGAAAATGCGGGTGTTCATAGTTACGCCGAAGCTCATTTGGCGTGCGGTGTAAAAACCGCGCATAATGGTTGTATCTACTTTACGTCTTTCCGCATCCCAACTTAGTGTATCTTTTCTGCTGTACCAGTTTTCGGCATAGCTTACCGATGGCGTAAAAATCAGCGGACCGAGCGCAGGCAACGTAAGCGTGATAGGTAAGGAGTGCTGTGCGCCCCATTGCATGGTGTCAAGTAAACTGCGGAAAGAGTTTTTTGCCGTATCAAAAAACGACAACTGGTTTAGTATGGTTGTGTTGTACGAAAATCCAATATTGTCGTACCACTTTGAGTTATCCGCAGATTCCTTTTTCTGGAAAGGATAAATGGTAGTTGTAGAAAAGTTCAGTGTGGGAAACTGGACATTTATTTGATGCGTATTGCTGTTTTGGTTATGCGTAGCAGACAACGACAAATTGTATTTACCATTGTCCCAGTTTTTTGCATAGGTAATGGAAGATGTGAGGTTGTTGCTGAAATTCGCATAAGGATTGTTGGCGAGATAGGTATTGAACTTCGTGCTGCCCGCATCCACATTGGCAGAAAAGCTTACGCCGGGATGTGCCTTACTGTCCATAGAATGGCTCCAGTTGATGTGCATCGTTGTTCCTGTTTGGTATTCCTGTTCGCTTACGCCGCCGCTATTCAGTATTTTAGTATATTGATATGAAAAGCTAAGATTACCGCGATATTTGTACCGTTTATAATATTCAGGACTTATGGTAACAAGGTAACCGCCGTACGTGTACAGGTTGGCGCGGGTGGTTACATCCCAGTTGTCATTGATTACTTTGTAGTAGCCCAATCCCGTAATGCCCAGTCCGTAGCTGCTGTTTTGCTCAAAGGTAGGCGGCAGCAAACCGGAATGCCGCCCTCTTGTAAGCGGGTAAATACCAAACGGAATAATTACAGGCATCGGCACACCTTCAAATTCGGGAAATGCCGGACCGGAAACGGCAAGTTTACCGGTAATCATTTTCATTTTCCACGCATGGAAGTCGAAATGCGGCGGCTCAAGATTACAGGTGGTAAACCGTGCATCTTTGATGAAAATAGAATTGCTGTCCACTTTTTTGGCAATATCGGCTTTTACAAAAATTTCGCCTTCATTGTAAAAAGTGTTTTTAAGAATACCTTTCTGGGTTTTTATATTGTAAACCGCAGTATCCATGATGGACTTGCTGCCTTTTTGTAAAATGGTCGGTCTGCCGCTTATTTCGTTGGAAGTATCGCTGTTGCCGTAAGCTCTTACCTGGTTGTTATTTCGATTATATTCTATTGTATTTGCGGTTATATCATCGTCAGGGTCTTTCACATCTGCATCTTTGTACAGGTACAGCATATTGGATTTTACGTGATAAATCACGGAATCGGTGGCTTTAAAATCGACAATCATGCCCAGCGAATCTTTAGAAAAAATACTTTCATCTACCGGGCGCGCGTGCTTTTGTATGAAAATATCCTGCGGGGTGCGGTTATCCATTTTCATTGCCCAGCTTGCAGGAATCGTGTCGGTATTTACAGAATCTTTGGCTCCGCGGATGGTAAGGATGGTAAGTGCCCGGATGTTGTTGGCTGCGTTGGATTGCGCCCCGGCTTGGCAAATCCACAAAAACAAAAAACCTGCGCAGGCAGATAAAACCATTCTTGTTTTTGCGTTGAAATATTTGACCATGCTTATTTTGCTTAAAAAGCCGTTTCCGGAACTTTATGATTATGAATGCCCGTGCGCAAGAATAATCAATGAAAAGCTACAATACTAATACTTTTTAAGAAGCACAAAAATATTGCTTATGTACAAATAGGAAAAATTTAACGAGGTGTATTCTCACATTATTTTTTGTTAGCCTGCATTATGTTTTCAGCCGTTGAATTTGTTCAATAAAATTAT from Arachidicoccus sp. BS20 encodes the following:
- a CDS encoding YggS family pyridoxal phosphate-dependent enzyme, whose amino-acid sequence is MLSEQEQIISALQSIHTRIDNACEKAGRNKDEVRLLLATKTVPPEKIKMAIEAGETLIGENRVQEYTEKFDAIKDLPCERHFIGHLQTNKIKEVLKYVSCIQSVDSIDLAEKLDTRLQYEDKSIDIFVQVNTSFEESKFGVEPSLAFDLIKRINQLGTLKIKGLMTIGLFSEDELLVKKSYRLLRELRNEAIAKDLLRAASNELSMGMSNDLELAIEEGATMVRVGSAVFGKRG
- the typA gene encoding translational GTPase TypA, with amino-acid sequence MDIRNIAIIAHVDHGKTTLVDRILHTAKVFRDNQDTGELIMDNNDLERERGITIFSKNAAVTYNGVKINVIDTPGHSDFGGEVERVLKMADGVILLVDAFEGPMPQTRFVLQKALALGLKPIVVINKVDKPNCRPDEVHDAVFELFFNLDATEEQLDFPTFYGSGKNGWFNDSLTPTEDILPLMDGILKYVPEPKVNEGTLQLQITSLDYSSFLGRIAVGKVTRGTIKENMPIALVQADGSIKKSRVKELYVFEGMGKRKVTEVVAGDLCAVVGLEDFNIGDTIADAENPEALPIISVDEPTMSMLFSINTSPFFGKDGKFVTSRHLRDRLLKETEKNLALRIEDTDSADSFLVYGRGILHLGVLIETMRREGYELTVGQPQVLVKDIDGKKHEPYEILVIDVPEEYSGKAIDLVTQRKGEMQVMESKGEMQHIEFEIPSRGLIGLRSQMLTNTAGEAVMAHRFSEYKPWKGPIPGRNNGVLISKNQAPTTAYSIDKLQDRGSFFVDPGDEVYVGQIIAEHIKPGDLVVNATEGKKLTNMRASGSDDSVRIVPKIQMTLEECMEYIQADECIEVTPKVIRLRKVLLAEEDRKRQSKSQQ
- a CDS encoding L-threonylcarbamoyladenylate synthase, translated to MFLHVHPDNPNPRNIKTIAECLLDGGIIIYPTDTIYGLGCDIYQHKAVERIAQIKQIQLQKINMSFICKDLSNLSLYTKSISTPLYRMLKQYLPGPYTFILPASKEVPKILQTKKNTIGLRVPNNNICHSLLQELNHPILSTSLPGEMVEEYTDPELMYENFKNIVDIVVDGGTGGMKPSTVVDCTKEPYEVIREGLGKFETEE
- a CDS encoding alpha-E domain-containing protein — protein: MLSRVAESVFWMARYMERTNGLLRVLRTNYIASQDDVTNFNWRTTLQTYGYLKSEEIEGIQFDSRKVLQYVMLDRDNDASLINNITRARENARSVQDHITKEMWQALNGYYHLIREKEIEWLIKNGDPVSALDLLLKQALFLHGTIDETMARDEAYNYLNVGRYIERGIISIDVLIIRLNEIGLHLSQSEETPLWRYLLYSLSGYELYLKNNKGLLRADLVIKQILHNPYFVHSISYCIHRTLRYFQRLQRESTPENFQKVEFLLGKTQNELKYSSQDFTNEASVKNILLTTRKDIVATTQALNQYYFGI
- a CDS encoding MBOAT family O-acyltransferase encodes the protein MCYKPVYILIIFLTVSIDFIAAKNIEKSKNIRQRKMHLWLGIINTCTILFIFKYHNFLIDNLHWLGFKSASYWNILLPIGLSFHVFQSLSYVIEVYRGKLKAEHNLLVYANYVMMFPQLVSGPIERAGNLLPQIRNVNHEISYEDFSIGFSRVVWGLLKKVVVADSLGMYVDAVYDNYTHHCGSTLCCATIFFAFRIYCDFSGYSDMAIGLARMLGFRFKENFALPYFSKSITDFWRRWHISLSTWLRDYIYFSLGGNRKGKFKTFRNLMLTMLIGGLWHGASWNFVIWGGLNGIFLCMEKAVGFTRTVFRNIFMKVLQMIYVFILISFTWIFFRAATFEQAISIVKKIFTNFNLSDFQILDNNVFGASVAALIILLFTEIFVLRKYNFEDLFCARYSKVFLPVFSILCVFYIILMGNANGSLFIYFQF
- a CDS encoding transglutaminase family protein, whose product is MPNYHVKHITRYSYASPVIDCSNQIMLYPVSDNLQQVKEHRISITGNPLIEIFTDYFGNKIGMFTLIQPHHELVITSEAEVETFPHHFPTNETSAEAQWAELDELCNQFPYIDFLQAESFDNLSELENVINQIFDKNKTPFENVKAFSEYIYQNFEYKKGITNVETKVSEIWKLKAGVCQDFAHTLLLMLRKMRIPSRYVSGYICPKNEDDLRGAGATHAWIEAYIPGYGWTGFDPTNNCIVNDQHIKLAIGRNFSDCTPVKGTYKGCSAHQLDVSVIIENGERNKKSKQAKDVLPPVVFTSTSENPTQVSQSNSYRIYIEQMQQQQ